DNA from Nyctibius grandis isolate bNycGra1 chromosome 15, bNycGra1.pri, whole genome shotgun sequence:
AAACGAAACGGGCTTAGTTCTCTGTGGGGAGGACTTTTTAGATGGGACTTATGTGGTGTTGTGGTAAGCGATTGTGCCTCCTGTGCCCGGTCCCTGCTCCTGAATGGCTCCAGGCCTTGgctgcttcttcccttctttcagAACAGAGCTGCTTAAGCTGCTGCTGACCTGTTTCTCTGAGGCCATGTATCTGCCTCCCTCCTCGGACAGCAGCAATGCCAACCCCTGGGTGCAGTTCTTCTGCTCTACGGAGAACAGGTGAGGGTGAAGGGTGAGGGACTGGGTGCCAGGGGGAGAAATACCTTATCTTTTCCATGGAATGTGTTGATTATGGGAGACCATAGGGTTCGCTACCTCCAACATCTAGGGGCTGTTGTCATTTTCCTTTGTCCCTGTCTTACGTATTAGTGAGAATTAGTGAGAATTGTtcctcagcagcaaaaggagagCCTCAGAATGCTGCTCGTTGGAGTCTGATGCAGGACGGATCCCTGTCCTGTGGGAAATGGCTCCTCTTCCCTGCTGTAGACCCTGTTCCCCGGTGGGTGTGGTGGGGTGGCACTGCAGCGGGTGGTTTGTGGTGTTGGTGGCGGCTGAATGCTGCCCTCTAGTGACGTTGTCTCagtcctggctggaggcagacAGTTTTGTCTTTCTAGTCTAGAGAGCTTTGAGGTCCTGTCCCCTTTTTCACATTGCTGCACAGGATTCCTCTGAGAGGCCACATGCCTTTTTcacctccccttccttctcagCTGTGGTCTAGGAGACTAGCTGGGAGCTGGAGtgtcacacacagaatcacagaatcaaccaggttggaagagacctcagggatcatcgagtccaaccgttgccctgacaccaccctgtcaactagaccatggcactaagtgccatatccagtcttttcttgtcTCTGGGCTGTTCAGTCATGGGCCACTGTCATAGGTTAGAGAAGATGCTAGTGTTTTGTCATGACCCCAGACCCTTGAGGAGAGAGAAGCCTGTCCCTCTCCAAGGCAGCACCTTTTACCTCCTGATTCTGCCTTCTGAGaatgttttctcctccccagaCACGCGCTCCCACTCTTCACCTCGCTCCTGAACGTCGTTTGTGCCTACGACCCGGTGGGTTATGGGATTCCTTACAATCACCTGCTTTTCTCTGACTACCGTGAGCCACTGGTGGAGGAGGCAGCCCAGGTGCTGATTGTCACTTTGGACTATGACAGCTCCACCAGTTCAAGTCCCACTGTGGATGGCACGACCACTGGCACGGCCATGGATGATGTGGATGTGAGTGATACTGGGATCTGTATTTGCTGCTCTCCTGAACTCCCTGTGGTCCTCTTGTACCAGCTTACATTGAAAGTTGACCTGCAGGGCCTAGCACCACTCCTCTCCTTGCAGTCTGCTATCTCTGGCCCAGTCCTGCTCCTTTCATGTTGGTCACTAAACAGCTGTAGATGACCAAACCATTAGGTTTTGGTCACTGACTTGAATCAGGACCATGTAAGTGAAAAGCCTCTGACTTTACTGTTCCCTGAGGTGCTCTGTCTCCTAGCATTTAAAACTGGATCATTCAGAGAGGAAAGCTGAAATGAGAGACATTAGCCCCCAGAGCCAGTGGTTATGCTTTGACTTCCTGAGTAAACCTTGTTGCCAGTAAGCATTTCACTCCTTGTCTTTGAACACAGCCTCCCGGACCAGACAATCTGTTTGTGAATTACCTCTCAAGAATACACCGAGAGGAGGTAATGTGCTCCTATCCTGAACTATTTCCTGATTTCATGCTGGTTGCACTAGCCCTGGGCCCACCACAGTCTCTTTCCTGGTGTGTTGGCAGGATTTCCAGTTCATCCTGAAAGGAGTGGCCCGCTTGTTATCAAACCCGCTGGTCCAGACCTACCTGCCAAACTCTGCCAAGAAGATCCAATTCCATCAGGAACTCCTCGTCCTCTTCTGGAAACTCTGTGACTTCAACAAGGTGTGGATCTGCTTCTTGTTGAGCTTTGCCACACCTTGCCTGTTGCCCAGAGCCTGGTGTGGCTCTGGCTGGACTGAGCCCTGGTGAAGAGCTGTGGGCAGGTAGTTAGCAGTGACTCTGCAGTGCTCTGGTCAGAAGCACTGCTCCCTGCTGGGTGGGTTGGTGGGGTCTGGCTCCAGGGAGAGCTTGTGAGAGAGGCTGCAGCTTCAGAAGGTCAGTGCTTGAGGTAAATGCAGGAGCAGGTATTATAATAACTCTGCAAATAACGGTGGACTTGAAGAGCTGGTGCATACACCAGCCTTTCTAACGTTCTTGAGGGACCAATTAGCTTGAGGCTGCCTGGCCTAAGTCCTTCAGATGGTGCAGAAAACCAAATATGCTTGTGATTGTCTGAAATCCTCCCCTTTCTTCCAGAAATTCCTCTTCTTTGTGCTGAAGAGCAGCGATGTTCTGGACATCCTTGTCCCAGTCTTGTATTTTCTCAATGATGCCAGAGCAGACCAGTGTAAGTTGGTTATTTTCAATATGTGGAATGATTTGTGCTTGACAGTTGAGCTAGAATGTTTTTAAGATGCTTCCTCCTTACCACTGAGACGCTATAGCATCTCGAGTGCTGTTCCTAGCCTTCTGCAGGCATGGAGTAGAGTGGCTCAGTTAGCTGGGTGTTAATGGTTTTAACTGACTAGAAGCAGGACACGGTCTATACTGCAACGCGGGGAAGGCTGGTCCTTAGCATATGTTAACTTGTTTTGAGTCCTTTTGTTGAAAACTGATCCCATGAAGATGGAGAAATGAGCAGTCTCCTCCTGCATTGGGTGTAAATCAGGCATAACTCCATCACTGGGTAGTGGAAAGAAGAAGTTGGATCTTTTCTGCTACAGTGATGGGTTTACATGAAGAacataatgaagaaaagcatgaCCTATCCAAGACTTAACCTTGTACTGGCCCCATAGATGTTCTTGGGAAGGACACTGGTACTGGCAACGGAGGGAGCTCTGTGTGGGATGTCCCTTATCAGGATGGTCTGGTCtgtgcagtttttctttcagtcccATGgtgtttctcttccctccttacTGCCCTTCTGTCTTCAGGAGTCTACTGGCCTCACTGTGATGTatgattttttggttttgtttttttgcctttttttttcctgcagcacgAGTGGGCTTGATGCACATTGGGGTCTTTATCCTCCTGCTTCTCAGTGGGGAGCGTAACTTTGGGGTTCGACTGAACAAGCCGTATTCTGTACGAGTGCCTATGGACATCCCTGTCTTCACAGGGACACATGCAGATCTGCTCATCATAGTGAGTATAGCTCCAGCAGTTCTTTTCTGTCCCTCCTAACTCCTCTTTCATACCTCCACAAGAGATGATCCCAAAGAACAGGATCCCAGGTGGCGCTGGACTAGTGTCTGAAGGACTCTGGGACTGGCATGAGTGGGGTGGGTGCAGGGTCTCTACCAGACTTGATTGCAGGtgggggggaaggcaggagaccTGACTGCATTGCTGACTCTGTCCCAAGTAACCAGAGTTGTGTGGAGCATGTCTGTCATAACGGGAACACCAGTGATACCAAGCTCAACCCTACAGCTTTGGGATAATGCAAGATTTCGTTCCTCTTTCAGTCTGTAGTGCTGAGGGCCGCAATACTGCCTACAAACAGCTGTGTGTTTTGTGGTACCCTCCTGGCATGTTAGTGCTTGTTTGCCAGAGAGGAATCTCTCAGCAGCTTCTGATAAACCTCCAAAATGAGATTCCAGTtagaattaggaaaaaatgtgcCCACCAGAACAGTTCTTGACGCTATGTGTTTTGCTATTACATTCCATTAATTTTAGATcatctctgtattttcattatgcTTCAGGTCTTCTCTACAGGTATGCCAGCTAGAGGTGGGAAGGCCAAGATTGGTAATGTCTGAACTGGTTGCGAGGCAGTTGAATCTTTCCATGTCTGAGGCTATAGTTCAGAAAAATAGGACAAACATTTGAGTTAGAAGTTTGCACTGAAATCAAATGTGAAATGGTTAGTTCTGTGGCATTTCAAGCAGCTATCATTAGGGTTCAGAGTCAAAATCCATTGGAGGTGAAGATATTTCTTACTTCCTGGTGGTTTATTTTTGTCTCGGGCTGCCTGTGCATTTTGGAACAGCTCACAGTCAGTTTCTGTTTGCAGTGTTGTAGAGCCCTAATCACGTCCCCAAAGGATTCCTTGTAAATAAAAGCTTGTACTCCTGGAGCGCAAGTCTGCAGTGAGAGCAGCCTTCCCCACCTGTGTAATTGTGGAGTGTGCAGGGCCCTGCCTAGGAAGGAATGGTGTCAGGAAGCGATTAGTGTGGGGGTGGCACTGGTTTTGGTTGAGAAGGTACTTTCAGTAAGGTACTACCTTGCTCAAGAACTCCTTCCTTACCATAGGTCTTTCACAAGATCATAACCAGCGGGCATcagcggctgcagcctctcttCGACTGCCTGCTCACCATCGTTGTGAACGGTAAGCGCTGTGCACGGTGTGAAACCACAGCCCGTGGAGGGGACAGCTCTGGCTGCTCCCAATCCCCTCTCCCTGTGCACCTGCCTGTGCCCCCTAACACTGACCAGTGTCAGTGACTGCTGCTGGAAACTGATCTTTTCTAGTCCGTGCTGGAGGTGCCTGCTGCAGATCAGACCTGCCTGCAGGGTTGTTGCCTGGACTCAGTCAaatggggcagagggagggacaGCAAAGTCCCTCTGAGGTGGCAGAAGGGCATGTGCCAGAGGGCCTGGTGAGGGTAGTTGGCAGTGCTGTCCCTCTCCAGCAGGGAGTGCCACCTCCCCACGGTGGCAGTGGCTTCCCTTGGGCTTAGTGAGCGTCTGGGTGGCTCCAGTTGTGTAAGCTTTCCAGGAGGTGAGCCAGAGATGATGTTATTAGTGTAAAACTACACAAGACTCtctaaaagcagaaatgtgtACTTTTAGTAGGCAGTATCTCTGTTTAACTTCTTTTatatttggaaatgtttctgtGGAACCCTGTTGGGCTCAGCTATTCCATGAGGCTTTCCCAGAAGTACAGGGTGGGAAGGTGGTAAGAGCAACATTTTTAGTGGTGTATTTATGTTAATAAATACACCTTggttctttttccagttttcatttgtttgccTTCCACAGTGTCTCCATATCTGAAGTCTCTCTCCATGGTGGCTGCTAACAAGTTACTGCATCTCCTGGAGGCTTTTTCTACCACCTGGTTCCTGTTCTCCGCTGTCCAGAACCACCATCTCGTTTTCTTCTTGCTGGAAGTTTTCAACAACATCATTCAGTACCAGTTTGATGGTGAGAGACTGACTGCTGTATTTAGTGGATTTACACTAGTCCAAGAAAACATGAGATGGAAGTTCAGAGAAAGTCCAAACAGatgagagaaggggagaagtgTAGAAACCAGCTACATGGAGAGTTGCCTAGGATTGAGAAGTTGGGTTAGTAGGTAATCAGTGTTGGGTTGTGACCCAGACAGGCTGGGTTAGAGCAAAATGAGATGGCAGCTAATTATCAGCACAACCTCAGCCTCCTGCAGACCAGAAGATGAGATGGgtagaggggaagaagaagggaaagtgAGTGTGTAACACTTAAGTTGTGACTGTCTGGATGCTGCTGTGAAACTGCTCATGTTGCTCAGCAATGGAGGTGAGGGGACAAAACAACTTCCATCTCCTTAAACATCTAAAATTGCCTCTCAGTTCTGCTCTGGCAGGTCACTGGAGCTGAAGACCAAACAGGCCCATCCAAATAAAGTTCTGGCACTTGCTGCCTTCCCAGGAAATGCCTTATCCTTTCCCTCTTAAAAGCGTGACAGTCTTTTACCTCAAGGAAATAATACAGTGAGATCCCTTAACCTGTTGGGAGCTCTTATTTCTCCCTGCTCAAAATctgatgttttcctttaaaactgcAAATCACGAGTGGCCATTCTGCTCACCTAACTGAAATCTCGCAAGTGGTGGTTGCCAGATCCTAAAACAGCCTTTGTGGCTGTGATTTGTCTTTTGCTTTGGGGAATGGTTTCATTCTGTTCTCTGCCACCTTGCAGACAGTAAGAATTCTGACCTTTAGGCTTTCCTATTTCAAGCCTGTTTCTCCCCAAATGGAATGCCCCTGATTTGTTTTGTGAGCTCTTCTGAAGATGGAGAAATGTTGAATCTTGGCTAAAAACCTTTTCCTCCAAAATAGGTGCTAGTATGTGGTTCAAATggtcctttttcttctcaatcATTTGAATGTCAGCCTCTAAGCCATTTCTTGTCAGCCTTCCAGCCTGGAAAGGATTTCACTGAATTTCCTGTACTGTGTTGTAATGGATAAGATGATACCAAATTCTGCTCGCTCTTCCTTGTACCATTGCCTCTGTGGGTGGAAGCATGGTTCTGTGAGCTCGTGGGGTCTCCACGATCCGTGCTTTGTGTACCCAGTGAGCTGTACTGTGTTGGCAGAGCTCTTTGAGTCTTACTTCTCTGCTCATTTTGTTGCTGTGATTCCCAGGGAACTCAAATTTGGTCTATGCTGTTATCCGCAAGCGGAATGTATTTCACCAGCTGGCCAACTTACCCACGGACTCGCAGGCCATCCAGAAGGGTCTGCAGCGCAAGAAGAAAACGCCTGAGCCTATTTCTCGCACCAACTCCCAGGATGGAGTCTCCATGGAGGGGTCACGTCCTGCTGCCCCTGCTGAACCGGGGACGCTGAAGACAAGTTTGGTGGCTACTCCAGGTCAGCTTTAGTTTACCTTTGTAACAGGAGagaggtttgttttctctgtgagaTATGGTGTGGACTCACCCTTTCACTGGGCGTGGGAGAGATTAGGAGTTTACATCTGTGAATAACTTACTGCCTCTCAGTCTCAGTTGCAGATCAGTTTGCCCAACCTGATCACAAACAAGTCAAAGTAAACTGCCTTGAGTTTCTCTCCTCTCAGACTTAGTGTCCACGTGGCCATTTGTCCTAATCTTGACCTTTTGCCTCAGTTAACTATACCCATGTGAACCCGTGTTCCTCTTATATCAGGGAGCATTTTTCTAGAGACAAACAAACTCCTTTGGGGTGGTGAAATCAAGGCTAGATCTTGCTTCTTCTGTTGAAAGGAGAGCATTCTAGATGTCAGCAGATGCATAGGGTGTGTCTGCGTGGTAGGGCAGAGAAGAACCCCCTGCTTTTAAGCATATTTAATTCACTTGTGTTTCtgagctttttctcttttgaacaCAGGAATTGACAAGCTCACAGAGAAGTCACAGGTGTCAGAGGATGGGACCATGCGTTCGCTGGAACCCGAGTCATCACAGCCTGCACCAGAGGGTAACCCGCCCTCAGCTGTGAGTGATGGGGAGCCCTGGAGCGGGGTAAGGCCAGACACTGATGTGTAGGGAAAGTCTAGGGAGTGAAGTGAACTAAAGTGGGAGACTTAGAAGGAGAGGTCTGGTTGCCCCCCTGAAGAAAGGCATCATATTAGAGGCAGTATGCACATGCAGGCTGTGCTGGAAAACGCTGTGGTTCAGAAGTACTGTTGCGTCAACTTGGGTGTTTCATGTTTGTGCTAGTGACACAAGAGCTAAGACACTAGAGGAGTGAGCTTTCTCCACCTTGAAAGCTACTGATAGAGCACCAAGTGCGTAATTGCAAAGGGACGTATTCCAGATCCAGAGGCTTctgactgctgcttctttttcctccctcctttctgcGATGGCAAGCTCTACCAGAATCTTCTGGCTAGCTGGTGTTGTGAAAAATGTGTTCCCATGAGGGCTTGGCTGAGATGCTGCCCTCACTGTGGTGGCTGCTTGGCCATGTAGATGAGACAGAGGCTTTGTGGTCTATGAATCAAGGCTGCGCTGGCCTCCTCGGCTCTGGTGGCAATGTCAGCCTTGTGGCATTTGCTAGTTTTGCCCATCAAGAGCTAAAACCCAGCTATCTTCCAAATTCAGTGGAGCAGTAGTCTTTTATTGTTCTCTGTTAACTCCTCAGTCCACGTCCTTTCCTGTCCAGTATCAAAACCTCCAGGCTGTTTTGTAGGAAGTGTGTTACGAGGGCTGTCCTGCCCGTCCTCTCCTCCTTCAGCAAGGCCACATTTATACACCTCGCGCCGCCTCGCACTCTGAGCGGTCACTGTCCACTGAGCCATTTCATTGCGGTGAGGACATTGCATCAGGGAGGCATGGCTGCCCCGTGGTGAAAGACATAACTTTCCcagctttttcctctcttagTTTTCTCTGGAATGGCCAAATTGACACACCAGCTCTCACCAGGTGTGGAGCAAACTGGGCAGGAGGTGATGAGTTGGGATGGGACGATGCATTTTATCATGGGCTGCTATGGACTGTGGTGGTGCTACAAGAGCCTTTCAGTCTGGTTTGCTCTCGACATGCTTTTGGCTGAGACAGTACTGCACAACCGGGGTGCAACGGGGGATGTTTGCAAAGGCATCGCGATCTAACAGAGCAGGCTGAAGACTACTATGTTCTACCCTTATGTCCAGATCCTCTCTGCTGGTTCTGCTTGTGTGTGTGCCCATGTGGGCCTTTGGTCTCAGCCAGACAGTTGCCCATTAGCTGCCCCACCTGGCTCCAGCAATGCTATTTGCATGTCTGAATGTTTGTGGGGTGGGGGCCAAAAAGCAGACAGGAGGTGAAGGGCAGTAAAGCACTGGGTGTGGGATATGCTGTGGGGAGAATCATCGCTGCTATCACATGGTGCTTGGGGTAGCACACACCTGTCTCCAGGGGTTGTGGTGTTCTAGACTATCTGAACATTGTCTTCTTTCTGTGCACCAACCTGGTTCCAACCTGCTGAGTTAAGACGTTAATAAGACCTACTAGGTAAATTGTAGCATAGCCACCCTTATGACTGATTTAATTTCCGTCCTTTATCTGTTGTAATGTTCTCCCCTTATCTGTCATAACCCTTTCAAAAGTATCTCGTGAAATGTTAAAGAGCCTTCACATTTCAGTGTAATTCCATCTCACCTCTCCTAAATGTGTCAGCTGGCTGCCAGCGTTTGGATGGCAGCTGTGAGGGGGCAAGGGCTGTGGGAGagtggggaggaaagaggaagaaggtggAGTCATCTGAAGGAAATCAGggggttttatgtttttatgaattttatttttagaagcttGATGAGGATATGGCACTGAAGCTGAACAGGCTGAATGATAAGGTTGTAGCTGCCaacattgcaaaataatactGCTGATTAGTCTTTGAACAAACTGGAATGAATAGAATGCCTGAATATCCCAGGACCAGTTTTACTTATCCTTCCTGGCCTTCCCTGGTATGACATGAAGGCCCGTGGTCAGCAGGATGTCTTAAGCACACAATTAAGTTGCCATTAAGTGAGATCTTTGCTGAGAACCTGCAGAAGaaaggttttcttcttccagcaaTCAGTGAAACATAATCATGGGTCATTACATTTGTGTCCAGTGGCTGGCTTGTGCTGTTCCCCAGTCAGAAAAGGACTGGTACAGCACTGTCAGGTTCCAGTGGattgcagcacagctctgtccCAAGCCTGCTGTTTCTGGTTGCAAAGGTGATGTGTGAATTGGGTCTGTGCACGTGGAAGTGCAGGAGGGCTGTTGGAAGGAAGTGCTGCTCCTGTTTTTTTCGTAGAGAAGTCAGCTCTAGGCTGTAGTAACGAATGGTCAGGGTgcattgcaaaaggaaaaagcctCTCCATTTTTGCCTCGTGGAGAGACTGATAGTGATTTTAAAGGgttatttccttccttcccaccatGAATATTTGGAGCTTTCCTTGGTGGACCTGGAAAGCCAGGGTGATAGTAATGTCTGCAGtataagagaaattaaaacagagtgATGGTGAGAATAATAATAAGAGAGAATTGGGTCTTGGACTTTTGACCAGAGCTTTCCAACAAGTGACTAGTGGTGGTGGTCATGTTTGGGCACATGAGTGTATTGTTCTTCAAGGGGCAGGGATTGTTAGGTAGAAGTTGCTGACAGCCCGCCCTTGAAAAAATGCTCTTTAAGATATTCCAAGATGGGCACCAAAAATCCCAGAGATACTCAGTAGGCAGAGGCCTGAAAAGCTGTGGCCTTTAGCTGTTTAATCTCTGTACTAGGAGAAAGAAGCATGCCTAAACAGTCTTTTGTCAGTCTCCTTTTAACTCTCCCACTGTGGATTGTTCCAACAGAGTCAGCAGTGGTGGCTGGACTTGTGGCCTTGCCACAAGGTCCTACAACTTAACACCATCAAATATTGCCACTCACTGAGGCAAAGCACATGGTTTCAGTGAATGAAGGTCTGGTGGGTTTGATCTGTTCTCGGAACAGGCTGAGATGTCTTTCCCGGCAGTGCTCTGGAAAACCTAGGGGGGAAGTCAACAGAAAATGGGTTGTATTTCTGCTGTGGTGTGATTTGCTTTTTGTATtgttctgttgggttttttttaaaataatgtttattgATAGGAGGCATCACATCCCCGACGGGATCGAAGGCGTCTCTCTAGTGCATCCTCTACTGGACAGTGGACCCCAACTCCTGATTGGGTAAGGGAATGTGgacagaggaaataaataatgagaaaaagagtTGTGGCAGAAATGCCTTCCttaccccccaccccaaaggaGAGACTCCTCCAGAGCAGGATTTCCCTGTGGGGAATGTCTTTGACTTGTGGTCAGAGCTGCAGAAGTTTACTACCATCTGCAAAGAAGTATTTTTGGTTTACCTGTTGTAAACCAGTGCCCTGCTAGTTTCATTGAGTAGCTCATAATTCTAGTGCTTCAGGATTTGTTGTATTGCTGTTGTGCACTCAGTTCATCCACcacctttgtggtttttgtaAACCTCATTTGTTGTAGAGATAGTGGAGATAACTGTAGAAAAACTACTCATGCACTGATTTCCCTGTGGGCTTTCCTACTTACAGGTGATGTCTTGGAAGTCAAAGCTTCCCCTGCAGACAATCATGCGGCTTTTACAGGTGCTGGTCCCTCAGGTGGAGAAGATC
Protein-coding regions in this window:
- the HID1 gene encoding protein HID1, whose protein sequence is MGSADSKLNFRKAVIQLTTKTQPVEATDDAFWDQFWADTATSVQDVFALVPAAEIRAVREESPSNLATLCYKAVEKLVQGAESGCHTEKERQIILNCCRLLTRILPYIFEDPDWRGFFWSTVPGAGRGGGDEDDENARPLAESLLLAVADLLFCPDFTVQSHRRSTVDTAEDIHSIDSCEYIWEAGVGFAHSPQPNYIHDLNRTELLKLLLTCFSEAMYLPPSSDSSNANPWVQFFCSTENRHALPLFTSLLNVVCAYDPVGYGIPYNHLLFSDYREPLVEEAAQVLIVTLDYDSSTSSSPTVDGTTTGTAMDDVDPPGPDNLFVNYLSRIHREEDFQFILKGVARLLSNPLVQTYLPNSAKKIQFHQELLVLFWKLCDFNKKFLFFVLKSSDVLDILVPVLYFLNDARADQSRVGLMHIGVFILLLLSGERNFGVRLNKPYSVRVPMDIPVFTGTHADLLIIVFHKIITSGHQRLQPLFDCLLTIVVNVSPYLKSLSMVAANKLLHLLEAFSTTWFLFSAVQNHHLVFFLLEVFNNIIQYQFDGNSNLVYAVIRKRNVFHQLANLPTDSQAIQKGLQRKKKTPEPISRTNSQDGVSMEGSRPAAPAEPGTLKTSLVATPGIDKLTEKSQVSEDGTMRSLEPESSQPAPEGNPPSAVSDGEPWSGEASHPRRDRRRLSSASSTGQWTPTPDWVMSWKSKLPLQTIMRLLQVLVPQVEKICIDKGLTDESEILKFLQHGTLVGLLPVPHPILIRKYQANSGTAMWFRTYMWGVIYLRNVDPPIWYDTDVKLFEIQRV